The genomic segment agatgagaaaattgagactcaCAAAGGttaaagtaatttgcccaaggtcacgttACCAGGACTAGTAGCATTTTATGGAGGGCCCTATAGGTCATGGTAAGGAGCTTTACTGGTTGATTGagagacggagtgttgctctgttgcccaggctggagtgtggtggtccagtcttggctcactgcaacctctgcctcctgggttcatgtgattcccttgcctcagcttcccaagtagctgggactacaggtgtgtgccaccatgcccagctaatttttatatattttagtagagatggggtttcacaatatgttggccaggctggtcttgaactcctgatctaatgtgatccacctgcctcggcctcccaaagtcctgggatcacaggtgtgagacacAGCGCCTGCCCaggagctttatttttaattttatcttggaCTTTATCTTGAAGGCCAGGTATTCTGGGCTGTTGCCTTTGTACCCTTATGTGGGAGGTGTTACAGGCCCATTTGATGATTTGATGTAGATCCTCCCAGAAAGATGGAAGTATGAACATGCCTCTGTTGCACAATTTCAGGGAGCTCCTGAATCCTCTGGAGCTCCGGGCAGAAGGACCTCCCATGTGAGGCATCAGGAGTCATCCAGGGACCTTCAACTTGGGAGTAACTTGGTCAGATCGATACTATTAAGAAGCATGTGGCTTCTGTGAGGAGTGGGATTAGAGGGTGAAGATGCAGGTCCTGAGACCTGTTAGGAGGTTGTAACAACAGGGCAGAAAGAGTTGACCAAAAGGAAGGTAGCTGCCACAGTAGTGtctgtgaacctcagttttctcatctgtaaaatgggaagttTTTGAGGATTCTATACAGCAATGCATATGtatgatgtatatgtatatttgtatatggaCTGATGCATATAAAGTGCTGCCACATAGTAAACACACAATAATTATTAACTATTACTAACGTGGCCAGCTTAGTAAGTTGTGCAGCTGGTATTTGGCTCCAGGTCCACGTGGTTAACCATGATGAAATAATGGGATTAGATTGCTCTGGAGTCTCCTCCTTACATCCTCCtggcttcctctctctttcctcagtAAAGCCCCTGGGGTAgtagggagaggggagggatCAGCTGCTGGAATCCTGACATGATTTTTCCTTCTCCTCAGATCACTGAGACCCAGAGGCTGGGCCTGGCTATGGCCCTAGAACCTAACACGACCTTCCTGAGGAAGTCCCTTCAGACTGCCTTGAAACATTTGGGCCCCTGACCATCCACCAAGGGACCACCCTCTTGGAGCTCCATCAGCAGCTTCCTGAAGGGCATTTCTGCCTTTACCGCCTTGTCTTGAGCCCTAGCCTGAAGGTAAAGGCTGAGCCTGGCCATTCCATGTTCCAACTGCCTCCCTCTTCAGGCAGCAGAGGGACCATATTGGCTTCTCGGCCAGCGGGGAGGCTCCTGGGCTAAGGGAGCTCaactatattttctctttcttttgttttgttttgagagaagatattgctctgtcatccaggctggagtgcagtggtgtgatcgatcatggctcactgcaacctctgcctcccaggcttaatcctcccatctcagcctcccaagtacctgggactaaatGCATAtgcactgtgctcagctaattttttaaattttgtagataATAAACTTGTCagggctggtcttcaattcctgagcttaagtgatcttcccaccttggcctcccaaagtgttgagattacaggcatgagccaccacaccaggccataGCTATATTTTCAAAGGCTGCTGGCCCCAGACCCACTCCTCATCGATTCTCAGGCTGCAGGAACAGAAACTTTCTGATAGGGCTCAGTAGGGTTAAGCTGACCCAGAGTAGACATGAGATGCTCTAGGAGGTCTGGGTACCAGTGTGCTCAGATGAAGCTCTTGTGCTTGTGTATGTTACGaccttctgtgtttttgtttctgacttGAATCATTTATCAATGGTATTGAATAAAAAGTaagttcaataatttttttttttttttttttgggacagattctcactctgtcacacaggttggagtgcagtggcgtgatcttggctcactgcaacctctgcttccctggttcaagcaattctcctgcctcagcctcctgagtagctaggattacaagcgtacaccaccacacccggctcatttttgtatttttagtatagacagagtttcactacattggccagactggtctcgaactcctgacctcagttgatctgcccgcctcctgAAGTgtcggaattacaggcatgagccacagcgagCCAATGTCGTATTAGAATCAGTAGCTGCTTTCCCATGAATTCTGGGTATTGAACCCATCCCCACCCTTTCCACCTCCCTGCTCAATGGCAAGGAACAACTTTTTTCCTGGTGAGGGGAGAAGTGTAGAGTATCATTTATTCACCTTCTGTGGACCAAATGTGTAATACCACCCACCCCATCCTATTGGAGCTGCCTCCACTGGGCAGGAGGGTAGGTGCAAATGGGGTTTAAAGGTGGGAGTGATTTGGTCTGGAGTTGGGGAAGGATTTTGGGCAGAGGACATCTGAGGAGAGATCTGAAGGGCTATTGGAATTACTGTGGGCTGAGGATGGGACCCATTGGACAGAGGAAAGGGCAGAAAAGACACTTAGTGGGTGTGCAGTGCTCTGTGCCTGTTTCACATGTTTGTATTCCTGTAGCACCTGGCTAGGCGCCTTATTCACAGCAATCACACTTAAAACGTAGATGTTATtgaattcactttctttttttttttttgagacggagtttcgctcttgttacccaggctggagtgcaatggcacgatcttggctcaccgcaacctccgcctcctgggttcaggcaattctcctgcctcagcctcctgagtagctgggattacaggcacgcgccaccacgcccagctagttttttgtagttttagtagagacggggtttcaccatgttgaccaggatggtctcgatctctcgacctcgtgatccacccgcctcggcctcccaaagtgctgggattacaggcttgagccaccgcacccggctgaattCACTTTCAAGTGAAAGTTCACTTTAGGACCTTCCCAGCTCTTCTCTGCAGGCGTTGTGAGAGTCCAGAAACAGAACTTTCCTGACACTTCCTTACCACGAGAGTCCACTTAAAGAAAGGGCTGAGGAAGGGAGGCCTGGCCGAGGAACAAGGCTTGCTTTTGAGAACATAAGCTGGTGCGGAGGGCACGAGGGGAGAGGGGCTTGAGGGACAAGCAAGCCGGAATCCACGCTGTCAGTGAACATCACGGGGCTGTACCCAGCACGTGTGACTACCGAAGCTCGAGCCCTTGAACCCAGCTGGTTCCCTAGGGGCCCAGCAGCAGCGGGCGCGAACCGGGGCGCCCACGACTGCGGCAACTCAGTGCGTTTCTGCGCCGGCTTAGTGGCGCAGCAACGGCCCCCAGCGGCCAAAGAAGGCCGCGCTCCTCCGGGCTGGCCGACCCAACCGCTCTCAGACTAGGACCGAGAAACAAGGCATTCTCGCGAGATCAGGGCCACTATTTGAGCGCATGCGCAAAGCATTCTACTCTCTTTTCCGGTTAGCGCGGTAGGAGAAGCCATGAGGTGAGTGGTGCTGAAATCCCTATCCGCGTTCATCTGCTCCTCCAGGTGCCGGGGCAAGGATGTGGACCCTGCAGGCCGAACTGCGGACCCTTGCGCCAGCTTCGCCGAGGGGCACTTCTTACGGCGGGTCGGCCTGCGGGTCGCCCTTCCTACCAGCTCCAGTCACCGAGAGCCTCCCTCTTCCGCCCGGGCCTGGGTCTGGGCCTGAGCTCCCATTGCTCAACGTGGTATCCGGAATCCACGGGGGAGTCCGCCGTGGGCCGCCTGCCCGTCTCGAAGCCTGGAGCCTCGGAGTCTTCCGAGCAGGCCGAGCGTGTGGACCCCGCAGCCCTGAGTGCGCTATCGTTTCTCTTCCGCAGCAGCAAAGTCTCTCGCGACACCCTGTACGAGGCGGTGCGGGAAGTCCTGCACGGGAACCAGCGCAAGCGCCGCAAGTGAGTGCCGGCTCTGGGGCAGGGCGCGGGTGGCCAGGGCCGGCGGCTGCTTACTTAACCCCTTTCCTATCTCGAAGGTTCCTGGAGACGGTGGAGTTGCAGATCAGTTTGAAGAACTATGACCCCCAGAAGGACAAGCGTTTCTCGGGCACCGTCAGGTTGGCACCGTTCTGACCCCACCCAGCGCGCAGTGCCCCCGTGCCTGCCCCTCCCCTGAAGCTCCCGCTGAGCCGGAGGCGGGCACGTCGGTACTGCTGTGCCAGGGTAGTTCAGACCCCCTGCTCCAGGCAGGCGTGGCTGGACGGACCCCCACCCTGGGTCTTAAAACATGAGGGGAGGCGTGGGGAGGCCTCGGCCGAGCCCGCCGGCCAGCCTGAGAAGCCAGGCTGGCTGCTGGTGAATGTGGACGCTCTGGGTAAGGCTTGGTGGCCGCTGCGGTCCCAGACCCTTCACCGGACCTCGGGATTCAGGGCTAGGCATAACCTGTTCTTCCAAACGCAGGCTTAAGTCCACTCCTCGCCCCAAGTTCTCCGTTTGTGTCCTGGGGGACCAGCAGCACTGTGACGAGGCCAAGGCCGTGGATATCCCCCACATGGACATCGAGGCGCTGAAAAAACTCAACAAGAATAAAAAACTGGTCAAGAAGCTGGGTGAGTCAGGCCGCTGTggttttgcatgtgagatgtgggTTGGGAGCAGACGGTCATGGGAATGGTAGAATGGCGGCTTTTCTGCCATTTCGATTTTTAAATGATGAGGGGGCTAGAATAGCAAAGGATTGGCAGTGGTTGCTTAGCTGGCCTGACTGCTGTTTTAGCTTTGTGGTGGTTTGATGTTTGTATTTGCTATGAGGATTCCAGCTGATGAGGAGGGAGACCAGGCATTGTAAGTTGACCAGCCAGGTGCTGGTGAGCTATGCTTTGGGAATCTTTATGCTGCGTTGTTTAGGCAGGGGCATTTAGACTGCTTTTAAAGGTAGGAAGCGACGTTCCCCAGTTGTCACATGTTCCAGGGTCTACAGTTAAGAAATAGGAAGGCAGAATTCGAGCCCAGGCAGTGTTGACTGGAGCATCTGTTGTACAGTGGTTATGTCATGGATTGTGGGTCATCCTGATCTTCTGAGACCATGTTTTGGGACCAGTGACTTTCCAGAACTTTCGGGAAACCACTTGGGCTGGGGAAAAGACAGGTGGAGTCAGAGGGTGCTGCTTTGGAGGTCATTTACATGGTTGATTCAGGTGCACTTCCAGCCTGCCACATTTGAGGTGTGTCTTGGTGACCAGGTGTCCTAAGCAATGCCAATGGCTTCCTTTCTTTACCAGCCAAGAAGTACGATGCATTTTTGGCCTCAGAGTCTCTGATCAAGCAGATTCCACGAATCCTCGGCCCAGGCCTAAATAAGGCGGGAAAGTTCCCCTCCCTGCTCACACACAATGAAAACATGGTGGCCAAAGTGGATGAGGTGAAGTCCACGATCAAGTTCCAAATGAAGAAGGTGAGGGGGTCTGGTGGGTTGCTATGGGTGAAGATGCTGGCAGGGTCCAGATCTTACCCAAGTCTCTAAATGTGCCAGTAGGAGTCCCACCAGGATTGTAACTTCACCCTAGTCTTCTTGGCCTGAGTCCAAGTATCTGCTCACTAGGTCACTGTGGGAGGAGGGATGGGCCATTTGCCATCCTTCCACCAACCTGACTTGATCCTCTCCTCTCAGGTGTTATGTCTGGCTGTAGCTGTTGGTCACGTGAAGATGACAGACGATGAGCTTGTGTATAACATTCACCTGGCTGTCAATTTCTTGGTGTCATTGCTCAAGAAAAACTGGCAGAATGTCCGGGCCTTATATATCAAGAGCACCATGGGCAAGCCCCAGCGCCTATATTAAGGCACATTTGAATAAATTCTATTACCAGtcccctctgtctgtctgtgaTTGAGAGTGGGGTGGTGGTTTGTCAGTTGACAAGTGTGAGTGTCTTGGCACTGCTGATGGTTAGCTGTTGTAGTTTGTGACCCTAATGATGGATAGTTGGGTACTACAGGGAAGAGGATGTTTTTATGCCATCAAAATTAGGCAGTCTTGGGAGGCTTGCTAAACAGGACTGAAGCTTTGACAGGATTGGTCTGTGTATACTTAGAGGATTTCAGTCAGCATTTTTGTGTTAACAGGCACCGTGTTGAGTATACTATGCTTTGGGTTAGTAATGAGTAAATGTTAAGGAAGACGAGGAACAGCAACAGTACAAAatggcgattttttttttttttttaagatagagtgcagtctaacccaggctggagtgcagtggcacaatcttggctcactacagtctctgcctcctaagttcaagcagttcccctgcctcagcctcctgagtagctgggattacatttgccctccactatgcccagctaattttttaattcttagtagagatgggttttcaccatcttggccaggctggtcttgaactcctgaccttgtgatctgcttgcctcccaaagcgctgggactataggcatgaaccactatgccccgCCAGTGTCCTGTTAATTCTAGGTGAACCAGCAGTAGGTGGAGTCAGGCCATGAAAACTTGCAGGTTCTTGCCCCAGGTGTGCTTAGCCCCCCTCCCTTTCTGAGGCATTTCCCTGTTGCAGTTCTTACCTCCAGCACCTAGTACTGGAAAGGTGGCTTTTGGTGTGGTGGGAAATACCTGCTTTTTAACCTTTGACTTAAATCAGCTTCGTTTGACTGGCAAATAGGGGACCCAGTTCATCCCTGTTTTTTAATaggttatctttattttttggacgtttcactcttgttggctaggctggaatgcagtggcgcggtctcttctcactgcaacctctgcctcttggattctcctgcctcagcctcctgagtaagtagctgggattacagatacacgccaccatgcccagccaatttgaaaaaatatatatttagtagagataagtttcaccatgttggccaggctggtcttgaactcgtgacctcgtgatccacctgcctcagcctctcaaagtgctgatattacaggcataagccacggagTCGAGCTGAGAAGGgttattttaaagcataaaagtGGTACTTAAAAACAGtgcattttggccaggtgcagtggctcatgcctgtaatcccagctagtaggctggggcagaactgcttgaacccgggaagtagacgttgcagtgagtgaagatgctgcactcctgcctgggtgacagcaagactgttGGTGAGGAGCGAGGAATGCTGCATTTCTTAAAACAAGCTTTACCTGTCCCTGAACTGTGAAGAACACAGTTTTCACTCAGCAAGTTgtgcttttagttttttctttgtatttttagtagagacaggtttctccatgttggtcaggctggtcttgaactcctgacgtcaggtgatctgcctgcctcggcctcccaaagtactgggattacaggtgtgagctgccacacctggccaacttttttttagcttttaagttACGGCAGTTTCTTGGTAAGGCAGGTGTAAAACCTAATGACGATGATGAGCAGTGAATTTTGGTTCTCAAGACAGGTCCAGCCAGCTACTTCCTCTTGTCTTAGGTTATTTTTCTTTGGGCTTTTATGTATATTCCAAACCTGTGATCTTTGCAAttggaaggaaaagggaaacttTAGGTttgagtaaataaaacaaaagcaattatCTGAAGGCTCTTGTGTGCTAATTGCCCATAGATGTAATCGGTGTCCAGTGGATCCAACAtgaatttctgcctcctgggcccctCCTACCTACTGGGGCTCTTGGCACCCTACCATCCATCCAGCAGGTGAAAGTTTGGGGATCCCTAGTGGGATACCAGGTGCACATCATGGAATCGGGCAGATCAGATTGGAATCCTGAGGAGTAGTACATTTAACATGTCTCAAGTTTTCCCCATCTGTTAAGATGATTCTAGAggattgccagatttagcaaataaaaatgcaggcTGTCCTTAGTAATGCATGGAACATGCTTAAATCATCcgtttatctgaaattaaaatttaactgggTGACCCCCATTCTGTTTAACTCTTACGCTAGCCTGCCACCCTGAGAGCAAATGCTCCGTCTCATCGTTTGACGGAATGAGTCCAATCAGTTCACCCATATTTAACTGTAGGAGAAAAGGCTGGAACAGCCTCTGGGCAAATGTCCACTGAAAGTCTTGAACTATCTCTGCCTCAGCCCTGTAATGACTGGTCCCTACTGCGGACAGGTGGCTCAGGACAGCAGGGCTTTCCAGACAGACATGGGCAGGTCAGCAGCTGTCACTTGGGGAAGAGTGCTTACCCTCCTTCAGTCAGTTAGGGTCAGTGGATCACTACCAGGCCTGGATCTGTGTTGTGCTGGCTTAGCTGAGGCCTGGAGCTCCATCTCAGTCAATGTACGAACCTGAGCAAATCACTTCTTTTAGGGGCCTCAGGTACAGTGCTCAGCTCGAAGCAGGAGAGAGTGAGGGAAATGCTGAGTGTGGGTAGGGCTTGAGGCCCCCCAAGAGATGGCTTTGCAGGGGTTGGGGGTGATCACACACGAGGAGCTCTCACCAGAAGCTGTTCCAATCCAAAGGTCTGGCACACAAGTGATTGTATGACTGACCCACAAAcatataacttttaattttttttttttttttttttttttttgagcaggagCTGGGCCTTGATGGCCCCTGCCCCAACCCCAAGCCACATTTATGATACAACCCATCAcagctggattttaaaaatacacaaaaaaatatataatatacattataaaacCTAGGTGGGGTTTGGAGGTGGCCTGAGCGATATGCAAACGGTGAGGACCTTCAGGAAGCTCGGGCAGGGTCCGGATGAGGAAGGGAAGGGGCACAGTACTTCATATGAAACTCATAAATACCCACAGGTGGCTGCTGGTCAGGCCTGGCTGGCTCTGGGGGCCTGGGTGTTGAGAAGGGGCAGCAGGGGAAGGGTTAACCTTCAAGTCCCAGCACTGGGTCTGGGAGCTGCTGCTCCGGGCAGGTAGACTGAGGTGAAGAACCTAAGGGAGCAGTGCCCACCAAGGTTTGCCAGATCCCAGCCTTGGGCAAGAGAAAAACCAAAAGCCTTCTGCTAGCCCTCCCTCCGGGCTTCTGGTCTGCCCAGAGGCTGGGACTCCTTCCTCTACCTTGCCCTCAATCTGGAGGGTGCTGGGGCTTGCCCCATCTTCCTGGAGCCCCCCTGGTTGGCTTCTGGGCTGATGGGGTGCCTAACAGGGTCTGCTGCTGTAGAAACAGGTGCTCCCCTAACCCAGCTGTCCTCGAGGAGTTTGAGGCGGCTCCACTCTTCACACTGCAGAGCCTCTCCCCGCCCCTGTGGCCAG from the Saimiri boliviensis isolate mSaiBol1 chromosome 4, mSaiBol1.pri, whole genome shotgun sequence genome contains:
- the RPL10A gene encoding large ribosomal subunit protein uL1 — its product is MSSKVSRDTLYEAVREVLHGNQRKRRKFLETVELQISLKNYDPQKDKRFSGTVRLKSTPRPKFSVCVLGDQQHCDEAKAVDIPHMDIEALKKLNKNKKLVKKLAKKYDAFLASESLIKQIPRILGPGLNKAGKFPSLLTHNENMVAKVDEVKSTIKFQMKKVLCLAVAVGHVKMTDDELVYNIHLAVNFLVSLLKKNWQNVRALYIKSTMGKPQRLY